A window of Lacibacter sediminis contains these coding sequences:
- a CDS encoding anthranilate synthase component I family protein has product MKKIKIETTCKKMLADVFTPVGIYLRLRDRFRDTILLESTDHHAAENSWSFIGINAIAGMEITSTTSIEFKLPGQKPERIAIKQPTEVPQQLFDFMNHFEASGDCKEAKFAQGLYGYTTYDAVQFFDTIKLNAERKDPAAIPLMRYRLYQYIIAINHHKDELFICENKIAGIESDVAVVESLIRSKDVPVYPFAVKGEESSNVTNEEYVEMVKKGIASCHRGDVFQIVLSRRFQQSFTGDEFNVYRALRSINPSPYLFFFDYGDYKLMGSSPESQIIINNGKAVVHPIAGTFKRTGDDEIDQREAARLLEDAKENAEHVMLVDLARNDLSRVCDDVSVAHYRQVQYYSHVIHLVSEVIAKVRPNSNPFELLAKTFPAGTLSGAPKIKAMQLIDANEPTARSYYGGGIGFMGFDGSCNHAIMIRTFMSRQNKLVYQAGAGVVAASKPESELQEVNNKLGALKKAIEFAVSIS; this is encoded by the coding sequence ATGAAGAAAATTAAGATAGAAACGACCTGCAAAAAAATGCTGGCAGATGTATTTACACCTGTTGGCATTTACCTGCGGCTAAGGGATCGGTTCAGAGATACCATCTTGCTCGAAAGTACAGATCATCATGCAGCAGAAAATAGCTGGTCGTTTATTGGCATTAACGCCATTGCGGGAATGGAGATTACTTCAACAACCAGCATTGAATTTAAACTGCCGGGACAAAAACCTGAACGTATTGCAATCAAGCAACCAACCGAAGTGCCACAGCAGTTGTTTGACTTCATGAATCATTTTGAAGCAAGTGGTGATTGCAAGGAAGCAAAGTTTGCACAAGGGCTTTATGGTTACACCACCTACGATGCTGTTCAATTCTTTGATACCATCAAACTGAATGCAGAGCGAAAAGATCCAGCTGCAATTCCATTAATGCGTTATCGTCTTTACCAATACATCATTGCCATCAATCATCATAAAGATGAATTGTTCATTTGTGAGAATAAGATCGCAGGTATTGAAAGTGATGTGGCTGTTGTTGAAAGTTTGATCCGCAGTAAAGATGTTCCTGTTTATCCGTTTGCGGTGAAAGGAGAAGAAAGCTCCAATGTTACCAATGAGGAATATGTAGAGATGGTGAAGAAGGGCATTGCCAGTTGTCACAGAGGCGATGTGTTCCAGATCGTATTGAGCAGAAGATTTCAGCAATCTTTCACTGGTGATGAATTTAATGTGTACCGTGCATTGCGCAGCATCAATCCTTCTCCTTACTTGTTCTTTTTTGATTATGGTGATTATAAGCTGATGGGTTCATCACCTGAATCCCAGATTATCATTAACAATGGAAAAGCAGTTGTTCATCCGATAGCCGGGACATTCAAACGTACAGGTGATGATGAAATTGATCAACGTGAAGCCGCTCGTTTGCTGGAAGATGCAAAAGAAAATGCAGAGCATGTAATGTTGGTTGATCTGGCAAGAAACGATTTGAGTCGTGTGTGCGATGATGTAAGTGTGGCACATTACAGACAAGTACAGTATTACAGTCATGTGATTCACCTGGTGAGTGAAGTGATTGCAAAAGTTCGTCCTAATTCGAATCCGTTTGAATTATTAGCTAAAACATTTCCTGCAGGTACATTAAGTGGTGCGCCAAAGATCAAAGCCATGCAGTTGATCGATGCAAATGAACCAACTGCACGAAGTTATTATGGCGGTGGCATCGGCTTCATGGGTTTTGATGGAAGCTGTAATCATGCGATCATGATCCGTACGTTCATGAGCCGACAAAATAAATTGGTGTATCAGGCGGGAGCAGGTGTAGTTGCTGCAAGCAAACCTGAAAGTGAATTGCAGGAAGTGAATAATAAATTGGGAGCGTTGAAAAAGGCAATTGAGTTTGCAGTAAGTATTAGTTAA
- a CDS encoding phosphoribosylanthranilate isomerase, producing the protein MNIKVCGITQLKQVQQLEGLDIDFVGFIFDKDSPRYVEGKLDKKEIKKADYDMKKVGVFVNPSYSDILDAIEDYGLDVVQLHGEETPEFCSDLNEDVEVIKVFHIDESVKDIDALVAPYDEACDYYLFDTKSGNQKGGTGKQFDWAVIEKSKIEKPFFLSGGIGIEDVKRIKAFKHPDFYGVDINSKVEKAPGEKDMSLVLQFKLGMK; encoded by the coding sequence ATGAATATTAAAGTTTGCGGTATTACCCAATTGAAACAGGTACAACAGTTAGAAGGATTGGACATTGATTTTGTCGGGTTTATTTTCGACAAGGATTCTCCACGTTATGTTGAAGGGAAGTTGGATAAGAAAGAGATCAAGAAAGCGGATTACGACATGAAGAAAGTAGGTGTGTTTGTAAATCCTTCTTACAGTGACATCCTTGATGCGATAGAAGATTATGGTTTGGATGTAGTGCAATTGCATGGTGAAGAAACACCTGAGTTTTGTTCTGACCTGAATGAAGATGTGGAAGTGATCAAAGTATTTCATATTGATGAATCAGTAAAAGATATTGATGCATTGGTAGCGCCTTATGACGAAGCATGTGATTATTATTTGTTTGATACGAAGAGTGGTAATCAGAAAGGTGGCACAGGCAAACAATTCGACTGGGCTGTAATTGAAAAAAGCAAAATTGAAAAACCGTTTTTCCTGAGTGGTGGTATCGGTATTGAAGATGTAAAACGGATCAAAGCATTCAAGCATCCTGATTTTTATGGCGTGGATATTAACAGCAAAGTGGAGAAAGCACCGGGTGAAAAAGATATGAGTTTAGTGCTGCAGTTTAAGTTGGGAATGAAATAG
- a CDS encoding anthranilate synthase component II produces the protein MKILVFDNYDSFTYNLVHLVEKITHIKVDVHRNDQIPLEKVKDYDKIILSPGPGIPEEAGLLLPLIKEYAATKSILGVCLGHQAIGEAFGGTLTNLSTVFHGVATPIKIQNPKNPKPNGVLNGLSDTIEVGRYHSWVVNKEGFPVDLEITAEDETGMIMALQHKTFDVQGVQFHPESVLTPVGETILRNWLKA, from the coding sequence ATGAAAATTTTAGTATTCGATAATTACGACAGCTTTACTTATAACCTTGTTCACCTGGTGGAGAAGATCACACATATAAAAGTGGATGTGCATCGCAACGATCAGATTCCATTAGAGAAGGTGAAGGACTATGATAAAATTATTTTATCCCCTGGTCCGGGTATCCCTGAAGAAGCGGGATTGTTATTGCCGTTGATCAAAGAATATGCTGCAACAAAATCAATTCTTGGTGTTTGTTTAGGTCACCAGGCAATTGGCGAAGCATTCGGTGGAACGTTGACGAATCTTTCAACCGTATTTCATGGAGTAGCAACACCGATTAAAATCCAAAATCCAAAAAATCCAAAACCCAATGGCGTGTTGAATGGACTTTCAGATACAATTGAAGTCGGTCGCTATCATAGCTGGGTGGTGAATAAAGAAGGTTTTCCTGTTGATCTTGAAATTACAGCTGAAGATGAAACAGGAATGATCATGGCCTTGCAGCATAAAACATTTGATGTGCAGGGTGTGCAGTTTCATCCGGAAAGTGTGTTGACGCCAGTAGGAGAGACAATACTTCGTAATTGGTTGAAGGCTTAA
- the trpB gene encoding tryptophan synthase subunit beta, whose protein sequence is METTYQKPSLQGYYGKFGGAYIPEMLHRNVEELQSRYLDIMSDAAFQKEFRSLLKDYVGRPTPLFYAKRLSKQFNTNIWLKREDLCHTGAHKINNTVGQILLAERLGKKRIIAETGAGQHGVATATVCALKGVECIVYMGEKDIERQAPNVARMKMLGAKVVPATSGSKTLKDATNEAIRDWINNPNDTHYIIGSVVGPHPYPDMVAKFQSVISEEMRWQLKEHTGKDLPTHVMACVGGGSNAAGAFYHFLDELSVQLIAVEAAGHGVNSGLSAATTQLGKPGILHGSKSLLMQTADGQVVEPHSISAGLDYPGIGPMHANLFESGRGVFLSATDEEALDAAFEVSKLEGIIPALETAHAFAVLHNYKFKEDDQVIICLSGRGDKDLATYMKVMES, encoded by the coding sequence ATGGAAACAACATATCAAAAACCTTCTTTGCAAGGTTATTACGGAAAATTCGGTGGAGCGTATATCCCTGAAATGCTGCATCGGAATGTGGAGGAGCTGCAGAGCCGTTACCTCGATATTATGAGCGATGCTGCTTTTCAAAAGGAGTTCAGGTCGTTGCTGAAAGATTATGTCGGTCGTCCCACGCCGTTATTTTATGCAAAGCGGTTGAGCAAACAATTCAATACCAACATTTGGTTGAAGCGGGAAGATCTTTGTCATACCGGTGCGCATAAGATCAATAATACCGTTGGACAAATTTTGCTGGCTGAACGTCTCGGTAAAAAACGCATTATTGCAGAAACAGGTGCGGGGCAACATGGTGTGGCAACAGCAACGGTGTGTGCGTTGAAAGGTGTGGAGTGTATTGTGTACATGGGCGAAAAAGATATTGAACGCCAGGCGCCGAATGTGGCCCGTATGAAAATGCTGGGTGCAAAAGTTGTGCCTGCAACAAGCGGCAGTAAAACATTAAAGGATGCAACGAATGAAGCCATTCGTGACTGGATCAATAATCCGAACGATACACATTATATCATCGGCAGTGTGGTAGGTCCGCATCCTTATCCTGATATGGTGGCGAAGTTTCAAAGTGTGATCAGTGAAGAAATGCGCTGGCAGTTAAAAGAGCATACGGGTAAAGATTTGCCAACGCATGTAATGGCATGTGTGGGTGGCGGCAGTAATGCAGCCGGTGCGTTCTATCATTTCTTAGATGAATTGAGTGTGCAGTTGATCGCTGTTGAAGCAGCAGGTCATGGTGTGAATAGTGGGCTAAGTGCAGCAACAACACAACTTGGTAAGCCGGGTATTTTGCATGGCAGCAAAAGTTTGTTGATGCAAACTGCAGATGGACAGGTGGTGGAGCCGCATAGTATTTCGGCAGGATTGGATTATCCCGGCATTGGTCCGATGCATGCAAATTTATTTGAAAGTGGTAGGGGTGTATTTTTAAGTGCAACAGATGAAGAAGCATTGGATGCGGCGTTTGAAGTCAGTAAGCTGGAAGGAATTATTCCGGCGTTGGAAACAGCGCATGCGTTTGCAGTGTTGCATAATTATAAATTTAAAGAAGACGACCAGGTGATTATTTGTTTGAGTGGAAGAGGAGATAAGGATTTGGCGACGTATATGAAAGTAATGGAGAGTTGA
- the trpC gene encoding indole-3-glycerol phosphate synthase TrpC has translation MNILDKIIAQKRIEVEERKSKTSVAELQQRPLYARPVLSLKQFLLDDSKTGIIAEFKRQSPSKGVINGEADVVDVTTAYTNNGASCLSVLTDEEFFGGSTDDLLKARVNEIPVLRKDFIVDEYQITEAKAMGADVILLIAACLTPAEVKRLATFAKSLGLEVLLELHAEEELEHICEETEIVGINNRNLKTFEVDIERSLRMAKQIPSDKIKVAESGISSVENILLFKANGFRGFLIGENFMKEENPGQAFEQFTQQLKKQKHEY, from the coding sequence ATGAATATTCTAGATAAAATAATAGCACAGAAACGGATTGAAGTAGAGGAGCGGAAATCAAAGACGAGCGTAGCAGAATTGCAGCAGCGACCATTGTATGCAAGGCCGGTTCTTTCATTAAAGCAGTTTCTGCTCGATGATTCGAAGACGGGTATTATTGCAGAGTTCAAACGTCAGTCGCCATCAAAAGGTGTGATAAATGGTGAAGCAGATGTGGTGGATGTAACAACTGCTTACACAAACAATGGAGCATCCTGTTTAAGTGTGCTGACTGATGAAGAGTTCTTTGGTGGCAGTACAGATGATCTGCTGAAAGCAAGGGTGAATGAAATTCCTGTCTTAAGAAAAGACTTCATCGTTGATGAATACCAAATTACGGAAGCAAAAGCAATGGGTGCTGATGTAATTTTGCTCATCGCTGCCTGTTTAACGCCTGCAGAAGTGAAACGATTGGCGACATTTGCCAAATCGCTTGGACTGGAAGTGTTACTGGAACTGCATGCAGAAGAAGAGCTGGAGCATATTTGTGAAGAAACAGAGATCGTTGGTATCAACAACCGTAACCTAAAAACATTTGAAGTGGATATTGAACGTAGCTTGCGGATGGCAAAACAGATACCGTCAGATAAAATAAAAGTAGCAGAGAGCGGTATCAGTTCCGTTGAAAATATATTGTTGTTCAAAGCAAACGGCTTCAGGGGATTTTTGATTGGTGAGAATTTTATGAAAGAAGAAAACCCCGGACAGGCATTTGAACAATTCACACAACAATTAAAAAAGCAGAAGCATGAATATTAA
- a CDS encoding phosphoribosylanthranilate isomerase — MRIKVCGMTDLAQMQQLGEMGVEFAGMIFYHKSPRFVLKHLTGVQVKRAKLKVYKVGVFVNASYDEIINHVENFGLDMVQLHGDETPKFCEKVSDYISLIKAFRITEDDNIPWKIKDYVEAVDMYMFDTMGAGYGGTGKKFDWNMLKGLTIGKPFFLSGGIEPTDAAAIKEFVKEEVAKDLFALDMNSKFETMPGVKDMELVKKFVGELR; from the coding sequence ATGAGAATTAAAGTTTGCGGCATGACGGATCTTGCACAAATGCAACAATTGGGCGAGATGGGTGTTGAATTTGCCGGTATGATCTTTTATCACAAGTCACCAAGGTTTGTGTTGAAACATTTAACCGGTGTGCAGGTGAAACGGGCAAAGCTGAAAGTGTACAAGGTGGGTGTGTTTGTCAATGCGTCGTATGATGAGATCATTAATCATGTGGAGAATTTCGGGTTGGACATGGTGCAGTTACATGGTGATGAAACACCGAAGTTCTGTGAAAAGGTGAGTGATTATATTTCGCTGATCAAGGCATTTCGTATCACAGAGGATGATAATATTCCCTGGAAGATCAAAGATTATGTGGAAGCGGTGGATATGTATATGTTTGATACGATGGGTGCCGGTTATGGGGGAACAGGAAAGAAGTTTGATTGGAATATGCTGAAGGGATTGACTATCGGTAAACCGTTTTTTTTAAGCGGTGGCATTGAGCCGACCGATGCAGCAGCCATCAAAGAATTTGTAAAAGAGGAGGTAGCGAAGGATCTCTTTGCATTGGATATGAACAGCAAGTTTGAAACGATGCCCGGTGTGAAGGATATGGAATTGGTGAAGAAGTTTGTGGGAGAGTTGAGATGA
- the hisH gene encoding imidazole glycerol phosphate synthase subunit HisH, translated as MNLAIVKYNAGNIQSVLFALERLGVDAKVTDDQDELFAADKVIFPGVGAARSAMDSLKEKGLDAIIKQLKQPVLGICVGMQLLFEHSEENDTECLGIIPAKVKLFRSEEISPDIPIKVPQVGWNDIYNLKTDLFKDVPEHSYVYYVHSYYAEMNPYCIATSNYGLEYAGAVQKDNFYGVQFHTEKSAKVGEQILKNFLDQ; from the coding sequence ATGAATTTGGCAATTGTAAAATACAACGCAGGAAATATTCAATCGGTGCTGTTCGCATTGGAGCGGTTGGGTGTTGATGCAAAAGTGACGGATGATCAGGATGAATTGTTTGCTGCTGATAAAGTCATCTTTCCCGGTGTGGGGGCTGCACGCAGCGCCATGGATAGTTTGAAGGAGAAAGGGTTGGATGCGATCATTAAACAACTGAAGCAACCGGTATTGGGTATTTGTGTGGGTATGCAGTTGCTGTTTGAGCATTCAGAAGAAAATGATACAGAGTGCCTGGGTATTATTCCTGCGAAAGTGAAATTGTTCCGCAGCGAAGAGATCAGTCCTGATATTCCGATCAAAGTGCCGCAGGTGGGCTGGAATGACATTTACAATTTAAAGACTGATCTATTTAAAGATGTGCCTGAACACAGCTATGTCTATTATGTACATAGTTATTATGCAGAAATGAATCCATATTGTATTGCAACATCAAACTATGGATTGGAGTATGCAGGTGCAGTACAGAAAGATAATTTTTATGGCGTACAGTTTCACACAGAGAAGAGTGCGAAAGTGGGTGAACAAATTTTAAAAAACTTTTTAGACCAATAG
- the hisA gene encoding 1-(5-phosphoribosyl)-5-[(5-phosphoribosylamino)methylideneamino]imidazole-4-carboxamide isomerase: MQIIPAIDIIDGKCVRLTEGDYAQKKIYNEHPLEVAKEFEGAGLQRLHLVDLDGAKAGAVKNWKVLETITSKTSLIIDFGGGIKQEEDVKIVLNSGAALATVGSIAVKDETKFVSWLQQFGAAKFLLGADVKNEKIAVGGWLETTDIWIYDFIEKYINHGVQQIFCTDVSKDGRLEGPSTELYKNILQKFPQLHFIASGGVSSMKDLDELAEIGCNGAIVGKAIYEGRVTLNELKKFS; the protein is encoded by the coding sequence ATGCAGATCATACCAGCCATTGATATCATCGACGGGAAATGTGTGCGTTTAACAGAAGGTGATTACGCTCAAAAGAAAATTTACAACGAACATCCTTTAGAAGTAGCAAAAGAATTTGAAGGAGCAGGATTGCAGCGTTTGCACCTCGTTGATCTCGATGGAGCAAAAGCTGGTGCTGTCAAGAACTGGAAAGTGCTTGAGACGATCACTTCTAAAACTTCACTCATAATTGATTTTGGTGGTGGTATTAAGCAGGAAGAAGATGTGAAGATTGTTTTGAATTCAGGTGCAGCATTGGCTACAGTTGGGAGCATTGCGGTGAAAGATGAAACAAAGTTTGTCAGCTGGTTGCAACAATTTGGTGCAGCGAAATTTTTATTGGGTGCTGATGTAAAGAATGAAAAGATCGCTGTGGGTGGTTGGTTAGAAACAACAGATATCTGGATCTACGATTTTATTGAAAAATATATCAATCATGGTGTGCAGCAGATCTTCTGCACCGATGTAAGCAAAGATGGTCGTCTCGAAGGCCCATCAACAGAACTTTATAAAAACATCCTTCAGAAATTCCCTCAACTGCATTTCATTGCAAGTGGTGGCGTAAGTTCCATGAAAGACTTGGATGAATTAGCTGAGATCGGCTGCAATGGAGCAATCGTAGGTAAAGCCATTTACGAAGGAAGAGTAACATTGAATGAGTTGAAGAAATTCAGTTAA
- a CDS encoding lipopolysaccharide biosynthesis protein yields MGQIRKQAIISSIVIYIGFFVGFINTWLFTKNGIFTPEEYALTRLFFDVGQLMYAVASLGTISVIYKFFPYYKDNLDPKENDLATWVLVTVIGGFCLVVIGGLIFEPLIVQKFSGRSPLFVDYYKWVFPFGLGLLLFTILETLSNNARKTIYPAFLRETGFRLITTILITLYLFNWLSFDLFIKVFSFSFLITAILLAISLKKNGQLHFTFTASRVTKKFKAKMITLAAFVFSGQVIFILSQVMDSIFIASLMGLVPTGIFALSSYIANLIQIPQRSMISITLPALSQAWKDKNMQEINRIYKRSSINLLVAALFIFGGIWLNIEDAFRLLDIQSQYSTGLAVVFILGISRIIDSGTGVNSQIIMTSTQWKFEFLTGVLLLSISLPLNYVLIKKFGIEGSAYANLVAFIIYNAVRYTFLWKRYNLQPFSIKTVLALATGIIAYFISYYALNNMTGWIGIVLRSSLFATIFTATVFALKLTPDALQLVDVVKKRFGRK; encoded by the coding sequence ATGGGACAAATCAGGAAACAAGCCATTATCTCCAGCATTGTTATTTACATTGGCTTTTTTGTTGGTTTTATCAATACCTGGCTTTTCACCAAAAACGGCATCTTCACTCCCGAAGAATATGCACTTACCCGCTTGTTTTTTGATGTAGGTCAGCTCATGTATGCGGTTGCCAGTCTTGGAACAATATCGGTTATCTACAAATTTTTTCCTTACTACAAAGACAATCTTGATCCAAAAGAAAATGATTTAGCAACGTGGGTACTTGTAACAGTAATTGGCGGTTTCTGTTTGGTAGTGATTGGCGGACTTATTTTTGAACCGTTGATCGTGCAAAAATTTTCCGGTCGCTCGCCTTTGTTTGTTGATTATTACAAGTGGGTATTCCCCTTTGGCTTGGGACTGCTGTTGTTTACCATTCTTGAAACATTAAGTAACAACGCAAGGAAAACCATTTACCCGGCTTTTCTCCGTGAAACAGGGTTCAGGTTAATCACAACCATACTGATTACGTTATACCTTTTCAACTGGCTCAGCTTTGATCTGTTTATTAAAGTATTTTCATTCAGCTTTCTCATTACTGCAATACTACTCGCCATTTCATTGAAGAAGAACGGTCAACTCCATTTTACATTTACGGCAAGTCGTGTAACAAAGAAGTTCAAAGCAAAGATGATCACCCTTGCAGCATTTGTTTTTTCGGGGCAGGTCATTTTTATTTTATCGCAGGTAATGGACAGTATTTTTATTGCGAGCTTAATGGGGCTTGTTCCCACAGGCATCTTTGCTCTCTCTTCCTACATCGCAAATTTAATCCAGATACCGCAACGTAGTATGATCTCCATTACACTTCCTGCTTTATCGCAGGCGTGGAAAGATAAAAACATGCAGGAGATCAACCGTATTTACAAACGATCTTCAATTAATCTCTTAGTTGCTGCACTGTTTATCTTTGGAGGAATATGGCTCAACATTGAAGATGCATTTCGTTTACTGGATATTCAATCACAATACAGTACCGGACTTGCTGTTGTTTTTATTCTCGGCATATCGAGAATTATTGATTCAGGTACAGGGGTAAACTCGCAGATCATAATGACCTCTACACAATGGAAATTTGAATTTCTTACGGGTGTATTGTTATTGTCGATCAGCTTGCCTTTAAACTATGTCTTGATCAAAAAATTTGGTATTGAAGGAAGCGCCTACGCCAACCTTGTTGCTTTCATCATTTACAACGCCGTTCGTTATACATTTTTATGGAAACGTTACAACCTGCAACCGTTCAGTATAAAAACTGTACTTGCACTTGCAACCGGAATCATCGCTTACTTTATCAGTTATTATGCTTTAAATAATATGACAGGCTGGATAGGTATTGTATTGCGCAGCAGTTTATTTGCAACAATATTTACTGCGACTGTATTTGCGCTAAAACTTACACCTGATGCCTTGCAATTAGTGGATGTGGTGAAGAAACGTTTCGGAAGAAAATAA
- the trpD gene encoding anthranilate phosphoribosyltransferase: MKKILQLLFEHKSLDRHQAKDVLLNIGKGVYNEHEITAFMTVYLMRSITIEELQGFRDALLELCVPVDLNGHAVLDIVGTGGDGKNTFNISTLSCFIVAGAGQKVAKHGNYGASTISGASNVMEQLGYKFKNNVDQLKREVEEANICFMHAPMFHPALKTVGPIRKNLGMRTFFNMLGPMVNPASPAYQLVGVFSLEMARVYNYLLQQTGGAFTIIHSLDGYDEISLTNDTKVITNKGEFIMTPEQLGKRMVQQTDIHGGNSIEEAAKIFTKILSGEGTWAQNAVVMANAAMGLYCTGAYKTYDDAFGAAVESLESGRANDCLKKLIELQ, encoded by the coding sequence ATGAAAAAAATACTTCAGTTACTGTTTGAACATAAAAGCCTCGATCGTCATCAGGCGAAAGATGTACTGTTGAATATCGGGAAAGGTGTTTACAACGAACATGAGATCACTGCTTTCATGACGGTGTATCTTATGCGCAGCATTACCATTGAAGAGCTGCAGGGTTTCCGTGATGCATTGCTGGAGCTTTGTGTGCCGGTTGATCTCAATGGACATGCGGTGCTCGATATTGTTGGTACAGGTGGTGATGGAAAAAACACCTTCAACATTTCTACGCTTTCCTGTTTCATTGTGGCAGGTGCCGGACAAAAAGTTGCCAAGCATGGTAACTACGGCGCATCAACCATCAGTGGTGCAAGTAATGTGATGGAGCAATTGGGTTATAAATTCAAAAACAATGTTGATCAGTTGAAACGTGAAGTGGAAGAAGCCAATATCTGTTTCATGCATGCACCGATGTTTCATCCTGCATTAAAAACAGTTGGGCCTATCCGTAAGAACCTCGGCATGCGTACCTTTTTTAATATGCTTGGGCCAATGGTGAATCCTGCAAGTCCGGCGTATCAACTGGTGGGAGTATTTAGTTTAGAGATGGCAAGGGTCTATAATTATTTGTTGCAACAGACAGGTGGTGCATTCACCATCATTCATAGTCTGGATGGATACGATGAAATATCATTGACGAACGATACCAAAGTGATCACAAATAAAGGTGAATTTATCATGACGCCTGAACAGTTGGGCAAACGCATGGTGCAGCAAACCGATATTCACGGTGGTAACAGTATTGAAGAAGCAGCAAAGATCTTTACAAAGATTTTGAGTGGTGAAGGAACATGGGCACAAAATGCAGTGGTGATGGCGAATGCAGCAATGGGTTTGTATTGCACCGGTGCTTATAAAACCTATGATGATGCGTTTGGAGCTGCAGTAGAAAGCTTAGAAAGCGGAAGAGCAAATGATTGTTTGAAAAAGTTAATTGAATTGCAATAA
- the trpA gene encoding tryptophan synthase subunit alpha, whose amino-acid sequence MSRIKTLFDRKSKNVLNVYCTAGYPQLNSTIEVMKALQESGADLIELGMPYSDPLADGPVIQHSSTIALANGMTIETLFVQLKDARKEINVPIILMGYMNPVLQYGFERFCKDAAAVGVDGLILPDLPEYEFETEYGSIIKANGLDFIFLVTPETSDERIKKLDSLSTGFLYAVSSSSTTGSNKNMTDVNAYLQKLKAMQLKNPLLVGFGIKDKETFDKACANSNGAIIGTAYIKALEGTNDVAGATKQFLAGVLG is encoded by the coding sequence ATGAGCAGAATTAAAACATTATTCGACAGAAAAAGCAAGAACGTTCTCAATGTGTATTGCACAGCAGGTTATCCTCAGTTGAACAGTACAATTGAAGTAATGAAAGCGTTACAGGAAAGCGGTGCCGACCTGATTGAACTCGGTATGCCATATAGTGATCCATTGGCAGATGGTCCGGTGATACAGCACAGCAGCACCATTGCATTAGCAAACGGTATGACGATCGAAACGTTATTTGTCCAATTAAAAGATGCACGAAAAGAAATTAATGTGCCCATCATTTTAATGGGTTACATGAATCCTGTATTGCAATATGGCTTTGAACGTTTTTGTAAGGATGCGGCAGCGGTTGGTGTTGATGGTTTGATCTTACCTGATCTTCCGGAGTATGAATTTGAAACAGAGTATGGTTCAATCATCAAAGCAAATGGATTAGATTTTATTTTCCTGGTGACACCTGAGACAAGTGATGAGCGTATTAAAAAGCTAGACAGTTTAAGTACTGGTTTTTTATATGCTGTTTCTTCTTCTTCCACAACAGGAAGTAATAAGAATATGACCGATGTAAATGCGTATCTGCAAAAACTAAAAGCGATGCAGTTGAAAAATCCTTTGTTGGTTGGTTTTGGTATTAAAGACAAAGAAACGTTTGATAAGGCTTGCGCAAATTCGAATGGTGCTATTATTGGTACTGCCTATATTAAAGCATTGGAAGGAACGAATGATGTTGCAGGAGCAACGAAACAGTTTTTGGCTGGAGTGTTAGGTTGA
- a CDS encoding endonuclease domain-containing protein, translating to MSDSHNDNLHKGSVGKLFEYARDLRKNETVAEDLLWRNLRSRKLDGLKFRRQHPLDKFIADFYCHEKRLVIEVDGSVHNSRDAKESDEGRTYELKELGIMVLRFRNEEVLNDMSLVLKKIREFVENMPDKK from the coding sequence ATGTCAGACTCACACAACGATAATTTGCATAAAGGTTCCGTTGGGAAGTTATTTGAGTATGCCAGAGACTTGCGAAAGAATGAAACGGTTGCAGAGGATTTATTGTGGAGGAACTTGAGAAGCAGAAAACTGGATGGACTGAAGTTTAGGAGACAACATCCGCTTGATAAATTCATTGCTGATTTTTATTGTCATGAGAAGAGATTGGTGATTGAGGTGGATGGCTCAGTGCATAATAGCAGAGACGCAAAGGAAAGCGACGAGGGAAGAACGTACGAATTAAAAGAATTGGGAATTATGGTGCTTCGATTTAGAAATGAAGAAGTGCTAAATGATATGAGTTTGGTGTTGAAAAAGATCAGAGAGTTTGTTGAGAATATGCCTGATAAGAAATAG